From one Streptomyces sp. CA-210063 genomic stretch:
- a CDS encoding tetratricopeptide repeat protein produces the protein MVTDRYGNRLYECTAEGAEHLDRAVEGLLFFRPEFPDAVADAVAASPASPLAQAFAAYLGVLGTESRDAAEARRRFAEFDAGLDHSALPRRERMHMAAAEAWLAGDMGRAGQVLEELVVECPRDPLALAVGHQLDFFTGDATRLRDRIGGALPAWAADDPHRGPLMGMYAFGLEESGHYDRAQEVGRAAVEQNPHDIWAIHAVVHVHEMRGRFAEGIDFLEARLDDWASGSLLTVHSWWHYALYALEAGDTGTALRIYDAVLHHKDSTGFVMELLDAAALLWRFLLDDLDQDARWQTLADAWAAREDPPFYAFNDVHAVMAFAGAGRLERADEFVADRRRWLAAQEEGRPHTNRVMTGEIGLPVCEALVAYVRGDYASVVELLWPIRRRLHTFGGSHAQRDAIQRTLLEAAIRARRDDLARLLLGERTGLSPHSPYNWLGQARLADALGEAGRAAVARATASELAAPAAARLSRNPHHT, from the coding sequence ATGGTGACCGACCGGTACGGCAACCGCCTGTACGAGTGCACCGCCGAAGGGGCGGAGCACCTGGACCGGGCCGTGGAAGGGCTGTTGTTCTTCCGGCCCGAGTTCCCGGACGCGGTCGCGGACGCCGTGGCGGCGTCCCCGGCCTCACCGCTGGCCCAGGCGTTCGCGGCCTATCTGGGGGTGCTGGGCACCGAGTCGCGGGACGCCGCCGAGGCACGCCGCCGTTTCGCGGAGTTCGACGCCGGGCTGGACCACTCGGCGCTGCCCCGGCGGGAACGCATGCACATGGCCGCGGCGGAGGCCTGGCTCGCGGGCGACATGGGGCGGGCCGGCCAGGTCCTGGAGGAACTGGTCGTGGAGTGCCCGCGTGACCCGCTGGCCCTGGCGGTCGGCCATCAGCTCGACTTCTTCACCGGCGACGCGACCCGGCTGCGCGACCGGATCGGCGGTGCCCTGCCCGCGTGGGCGGCGGACGACCCCCACCGCGGGCCCCTGATGGGCATGTACGCGTTCGGCCTGGAGGAGTCGGGGCACTACGACCGCGCCCAGGAAGTGGGCCGGGCCGCCGTCGAACAGAACCCCCACGACATCTGGGCCATCCACGCGGTCGTCCATGTCCACGAGATGCGGGGGCGGTTCGCCGAGGGGATCGACTTCCTCGAGGCACGCCTCGACGACTGGGCGAGCGGCAGCCTCCTGACCGTGCACAGCTGGTGGCACTACGCCCTGTACGCCCTGGAGGCGGGCGACACCGGGACGGCCCTGCGGATCTACGACGCCGTACTGCACCACAAGGACTCGACGGGGTTCGTCATGGAACTCCTCGACGCCGCAGCCCTGTTGTGGCGGTTCCTCCTCGACGACCTGGACCAGGACGCCCGCTGGCAGACCCTCGCCGACGCGTGGGCCGCGCGTGAGGACCCGCCGTTCTACGCCTTCAACGACGTGCACGCCGTCATGGCGTTCGCGGGAGCGGGCCGCCTGGAGAGGGCGGACGAGTTCGTCGCCGACCGGCGGCGCTGGCTGGCGGCCCAGGAGGAGGGGCGCCCGCACACCAACCGGGTGATGACCGGCGAGATCGGCCTCCCCGTGTGCGAAGCGCTGGTGGCGTACGTGCGGGGGGACTACGCGTCGGTCGTGGAACTGCTCTGGCCGATCCGCCGGCGGCTGCACACCTTCGGTGGCAGTCACGCCCAGCGGGACGCGATCCAGCGGACGCTCCTGGAGGCGGCCATCCGCGCCCGCCGGGACGACCTGGCCCGGCTGCTGCTGGGCGAACGCACCGGGCTGAGCCCGCACAGCCCCTACAACTGGCTCGGCCAGGCCCGCCTCGCCGACGCCCTGGGCGAAGCGGGCCGCGCCGCCGTCGCCCGCGCCACGGCGAGCGAACTGGCGGCGCCCGCCGCGGCCAGGCTGAGCCGGAACCCGCACCACACGTGA